Proteins encoded by one window of Micromonospora coxensis:
- a CDS encoding acyl-CoA carboxylase subunit epsilon yields MSAEEPLFRVVRGVPTAEELAALVGAIVARSRPVAAPAPAAVSTWARSARPAAATPGVGPGAWRSSGLPR; encoded by the coding sequence ATGTCTGCCGAAGAGCCGCTGTTCCGGGTCGTCCGGGGAGTCCCGACCGCCGAAGAACTGGCCGCGCTGGTGGGCGCGATCGTCGCCCGGTCCCGACCGGTCGCCGCGCCCGCGCCGGCGGCCGTCTCCACCTGGGCGCGCAGCGCGCGCCCCGCCGCCGCCACCCCCGGCGTCGGCCCGGGCGCGTGGCGCTCCTCCGGCCTGCCGCGCTGA